From the genome of Methanobrevibacter millerae, one region includes:
- a CDS encoding class I SAM-dependent methyltransferase, with amino-acid sequence MNLEGVEKTMLLTLFAKAKHSQQKNHKFYDSKAIEVISKVDYDFSIAEKDKFMQLGTIARTIVLDEMVGSYIKAHPDCTIVNIASGMDTRFNRLDNGKINWYNVDLENSAHYRLKFIEDTDRVTTLAYSAMDPGWASEIKIRKDVLFIIEGLTMYLNQKDVENIMKVIDENFSECTVFMEIMPPISVENAKEESIEDTNSKFIWGVEKGCELTKLNSHFKWIRDVNLFDGVNVYKPHYRIITWLPMLRKRMDYIAVLEK; translated from the coding sequence ATGAATTTAGAAGGTGTAGAAAAAACAATGCTTTTAACATTATTTGCCAAAGCAAAGCATTCACAGCAAAAGAATCATAAATTCTATGATTCAAAAGCAATAGAGGTAATTTCAAAAGTCGATTATGATTTCAGCATAGCTGAAAAGGATAAATTTATGCAGCTGGGAACAATTGCAAGAACAATCGTGCTTGATGAAATGGTAGGGAGCTACATTAAAGCCCATCCTGACTGTACAATAGTAAACATCGCATCAGGAATGGATACACGTTTCAACAGGCTGGACAACGGCAAAATCAACTGGTATAATGTTGATTTGGAAAATTCAGCCCATTACAGACTGAAATTTATCGAAGATACGGATAGGGTAACGACACTTGCCTATTCCGCAATGGATCCTGGCTGGGCTTCAGAAATTAAAATAAGAAAGGACGTTCTTTTCATTATCGAAGGGCTGACAATGTATCTGAATCAGAAAGACGTTGAAAACATAATGAAAGTAATCGATGAGAATTTCAGTGAATGCACAGTTTTCATGGAGATAATGCCCCCTATTTCTGTTGAAAACGCCAAGGAGGAATCAATAGAGGATACAAACTCCAAATTCATATGGGGCGTTGAAAAGGGCTGTGAATTAACAAAGCTCAATTCACACTTCAAATGGATAAGAGACGTTAATCTATTCGACGGTGTTAATGTCTACAAGCCGCATTACAGGATAATTACATGGCTTCCGATGTTGAGAAAAAGAATGGACTACATTGCCGTACTTGAAAAGTAA